A single region of the Pyxidicoccus trucidator genome encodes:
- a CDS encoding YIP1 family protein: MALSCPHCPAFVVPGAHSCGMCGASLLTEAVPGSGEAVCAVHPELRSLHSCSRCGSFACAQCLRQSERGELLCATCHARTPVGLVAWDRREELGTPRAFWDTCMDIILRPEATFERIQPSGTVGSSLGFAALCSFVGIFTTAFIYMGIMAVTPGASPAMEGDGVNPGAARAIGVGVFGTWIVMAPIVGLCSTLLVSGVDHLILRVAGNTEHPFAVTLRGNALSQAPYLLGLIPFCSMYVVPFWAIGLRVIAYRNLHGLSWGLAALGALAGPMLSCFVCGGGYLALILGMATLAGKS, translated from the coding sequence CCGGTGCTCATTCCTGCGGCATGTGTGGCGCCTCGCTGCTGACGGAGGCAGTCCCCGGCTCCGGAGAGGCCGTGTGCGCTGTCCACCCGGAGCTGCGGAGCCTGCACTCGTGCAGCCGCTGCGGCAGCTTCGCGTGCGCGCAGTGCCTGCGGCAGAGCGAGCGGGGCGAGCTGCTCTGCGCCACGTGCCACGCGCGCACTCCGGTGGGACTGGTGGCGTGGGACCGACGTGAGGAGCTGGGGACGCCGAGGGCGTTCTGGGACACGTGCATGGACATCATCCTCCGCCCGGAGGCCACCTTCGAGCGCATCCAGCCCTCGGGAACGGTGGGCAGCTCGCTCGGCTTCGCGGCGCTGTGCTCGTTCGTCGGCATCTTCACCACCGCGTTCATCTACATGGGCATCATGGCCGTGACGCCCGGGGCATCACCGGCCATGGAGGGCGACGGCGTGAATCCGGGGGCGGCCCGCGCCATTGGCGTCGGAGTCTTCGGCACGTGGATTGTCATGGCTCCCATCGTGGGGCTGTGCTCCACGCTGCTCGTCTCCGGCGTGGACCACCTCATCCTCCGCGTGGCGGGCAACACCGAGCACCCCTTCGCGGTGACGCTGCGGGGCAATGCCCTCTCGCAGGCGCCGTACCTGCTGGGGCTGATTCCCTTCTGCAGCATGTATGTGGTTCCGTTCTGGGCCATCGGACTGCGCGTCATCGCCTACCGGAACCTGCACGGCCTGAGCTGGGGTCTGGCGGCGCTCGGCGCGCTCGCGGGGCCCATGCTCTCCTGCTTCGTGTGCGGCGGTGGGTACCTTGCGCTCATCCTGGGCATGGCGACGCTCGCGGGGAAGAGCTGA
- a CDS encoding AraC family transcriptional regulator, with amino-acid sequence MPRRQTTEADYQRRLLRAQQLLQERLDEPLEPTTLARAAHFSLHHFHRIFRAQMGETVMEHVRRLRLERAARRLRATDVRLLDLALEAGYESHEAFTRAFISRFGVPPSEFREQPSSRVLAWSQAQSRAPGVDVQVRDCPALRVAFMRHRGSYAGVGPFWERMMDWATRHGLLGAEPVLYGVCPDDPEVTAEELLRFDACVAVGQAFVADDAVGIMDLPAGTYAVGLHRGSYARLNETYLEVIGRWFPTSGYELAPDAVVEHYLNDPARTPEEELLTEVRVRVAD; translated from the coding sequence ATGCCACGCCGTCAGACGACCGAGGCCGACTACCAGCGAAGGCTCCTGCGCGCCCAGCAGCTCCTTCAGGAGCGCCTGGACGAACCGCTGGAGCCCACCACCCTGGCCCGGGCGGCGCATTTCTCCCTGCACCACTTCCACCGCATCTTCCGCGCGCAGATGGGAGAGACGGTCATGGAGCACGTGCGCCGCCTGCGTCTGGAGCGGGCAGCGCGAAGGCTCCGCGCCACGGACGTGCGCCTGCTCGACCTCGCGCTCGAGGCCGGCTACGAGTCCCACGAGGCCTTCACGCGGGCCTTCATCTCCCGGTTCGGCGTGCCCCCGTCCGAGTTCCGCGAGCAGCCCTCATCGCGAGTCCTCGCCTGGAGCCAGGCGCAGTCCCGCGCGCCCGGAGTAGACGTCCAGGTGCGCGACTGCCCGGCGCTGCGCGTGGCCTTCATGCGCCACCGGGGCAGCTACGCGGGCGTCGGGCCCTTCTGGGAGCGGATGATGGACTGGGCCACGCGCCACGGGCTCCTCGGTGCGGAGCCCGTCCTGTATGGCGTGTGCCCCGACGACCCCGAGGTCACCGCGGAGGAGTTGCTGCGCTTCGATGCCTGTGTCGCTGTCGGTCAGGCGTTCGTCGCCGATGACGCGGTGGGCATCATGGACCTCCCCGCCGGTACGTATGCCGTCGGGCTGCATCGCGGCTCCTACGCGCGGCTCAACGAGACGTACCTCGAGGTCATCGGACGTTGGTTCCCCACGAGTGGGTACGAGCTGGCCCCGGATGCAGTCGTGGAGCACTACCTCAACGACCCCGCGCGGACTCCCGAGGAGGAGCTGCTCACCGAGGTCCGCGTCCGCGTCGCCGACTGA
- a CDS encoding GyrI-like domain-containing protein yields the protein MHAEYLKQDEDLVILGPALRTSPEQAARDIPAFWQRFMQESLPALPGARDVYAVYCDYESDYRGAYTMLLGVQADATAPVPEGMRKVVIPRGNYARFMARGDPAQALWRTWAHVGEAWERRGERRYAADYERYALASLGQGLVEAEVVVGLSGSA from the coding sequence ATGCATGCGGAGTACCTGAAGCAGGACGAAGACCTCGTCATCCTCGGTCCGGCGCTGCGCACCTCGCCCGAGCAGGCCGCCCGGGACATCCCCGCGTTCTGGCAGCGGTTCATGCAGGAGTCCCTGCCGGCGCTGCCGGGCGCGCGCGACGTCTACGCCGTCTATTGCGACTACGAGAGTGACTACCGCGGCGCCTACACGATGCTCCTCGGCGTCCAGGCCGACGCGACGGCGCCCGTCCCCGAGGGGATGCGCAAGGTGGTCATCCCCCGTGGCAACTACGCGCGGTTCATGGCCCGGGGGGACCCGGCCCAGGCGCTCTGGCGGACCTGGGCCCACGTGGGGGAGGCGTGGGAGCGGCGCGGAGAGCGGCGCTACGCCGCCGACTACGAGCGATACGCGCTGGCTTCCCTGGGCCAGGGCCTCGTCGAAGCCGAGGTGGTGGTGGGCCTGTCCGGGAGCGCCTGA